ttttaaccccctaaatgccagagtggcatataggggtataaggcatttctggaggcagagtgttctatacaatgccttttaactcccttaatgccactctgcctcctgaaatgccttatacctccctatatgccactctgccccataatatgcattttaaccccctaaatgccagaatgggatataggggtataaggcatttctggaggcagagtggcacatagggggtcaaaaggcataccatggggcacagtggcatatagagggttaaaaggcatatcatgggccacagtgccatattggagtggcaagcctgggggcacatgtgcgtaactgggggacaggttggaaaatacaagaaataaaaacaaaaaaaatatttttctcaatcatagcttttattaaaaaaaatagtttacatgaattaacatttgctggtaaaacttttttcctttggggtcgtcttatattcaggctttttctttttttcctaagttaatattcagattttggggggtcgtcttataatcagggtcgtcttataatcgagcaaatacggtatataaatgtaGCTACCCCTTTTaagtctatttattattattattcatcttTAGAATGCAGAATAAGGATACGTATTTGTTTATAGGTTTGTTCCCCTATTATTGTTCCAACATAAATACAAACTTTAAGTTCTCTAGCAGATCATCCccagaacaaaaatatttcattaccGATGGTATGTAACGTGTATTCATAAAGAGCACACAATCAACGTGGCCTTTTGCTACCTAGTGGGTTCGATTTTGGATTACTCTGTGCGATATACTGTCCTGTTTTCAACATTTCTACCACACATTTGAGGTTTTCTACCAAAACAACATTTGAGAGTTCATGAACAATTTATTTCCCCACAGAAAAATAAACCGCCAATTGCACCTGCCTACATCTTCATGATCGACGTCTCCTATAATAACGTGAAGAATGGGGTTGTCAGACTGATTTGTGAAGAGCTCAAGACTCTGCTGGATAGACTTCCAAGGTAATTCTCACCGTGATAAAAACTGTGGAAATATATAACATCGGCATGTATTATTCCCTTAGCTATTTGAGACGTTTATTTCTCTATTCATACCAATTAACACAATTTGCATTGCAATGAGGATTCTGGTGAAAATACCATATACAAGCACTATATCTATTATTCTATATATGCCCATTTTTAAACCGGAGTGTGCTTATTGCATAGAATAAGTAATTATATGGAAGGTCTCATCTGGACATCTTTAGCGTATTTGTTTTCTGGAATGTAGGACTTTTTGTACAATCAAAGGTCAGATTGTGCTATTGATTTTCACATACGCACTTATGCAATCTTTTcgtaggggtttattcacttaattATGAGCTGACAAATGAGATTACATTTTTAACGCCACACTTCGCTGTGCAGTATGAagctttttttggtaaaaaggGATGCATCACTAAGTCCATGAGATTTCTTGAATGTCTTTTAACCAATATAATCATGCATTGTGTATCAGCCAGTCTTGGATGGCAGACAAACTAGGATAGCCCTTACTAATGCGTAGTGAAATCAGGgagtaaaaatgttaattctttCCTCAACCTACCTGAGTTGTAGTGTGTAAACCTCATAGTATTCTGTTTCATAAAAGATCAGTTTAGATAGTGGAATAAGGGTCAatgtaacaaaaagaaaacagaaagtgataaaaagaaaaagtgattcatcagactaggccaccttcttccattgctctgtggtccggTTCTTAcactcacgtgcccattgtaagcgctttcggcagtggacagggggttatgtatgggcaccctgactgctcTGCCGATACGCAGCCCCaagtggatgttactttgacacataccacctacctaagcattgttgcagaccatgtacatcGTTTCATGGAGActgtattccctgatggcattggcctctttcagcaggataatgtgccctgccacaaagcaaaaatggtttgAGCAACACAAGTTCACGGTGTTGACTTgccctccaaattccccagatctcaatccaatcgagcatctgtgggtttgcgctggacaaacaagtccgacCCATGGAGGCCCCAGCTCGCAACCTTATGGACAGCACACCTTTAGGGGTCTAGTGGAGTCAATGCCTTGATGGGtcaaggctgttttggtggcaaaagggggacctacacaatattaggcaggtggtcataatgttatggctgatcggtctATATGTACCCCGTGTTAGCTAAACCACTAgccaatgtatgtgtgtatgtatgtatgtatttttgtgtgtgtgtgtttgtgtgtgttgccTATATCAAACTTGTATTTTCAAACAACTTATAGTgtaaagtgtttttaaaatgtgacaCGTTTTGATTAACCCATTAATGTTTGTTTGCATGTAGTATCTCTGCAATGCTGCTTAGTTTAATCCATAAcataagaaatattattatgcATGCCATCGCCGTGTGTTTAAAAACACGAAACACTTACAACTTTATAACATAGACTCCCCCGCTTGCTAGTGCTACTGACAACAGATTTGCTTCCAGTCCATCAGTAACGGCTCACGGATGCTCATGTGCCGTATTTGCTAGTTAAATTGGGCATTCTAAACCAAGGAACTGAAAATCTATAAATTTCAATGGCAAACTTGGTTTGTAAACGGAAACGCAGATAGCTTGGTAAAGTTCCATTTTTGGCCAATCTTTTAAAGACGCAAACCATAATCAGACATTGGTCTCGTCCTATATTCTGGATAGCTTTATGTGTAACCCATGCAAATTTAAATGTCCTTAATGTGTCAgcatctaccacctctgttgGGAGGCCGTTACACTTATCTCCCACCCTTCCAGTATAGCAAAGCTTTTTTGTGTTACATCTAAAGTCAAGGTGTTTCTTTCCAAGCATCCGGGTATCCTGGAAAGCAATGCCATACTCACATACTGTGACCAAATTGCAATTGTTATTTAGGCTAAAGCTGGATATCTTGAATCTGAAGTTTCTGAACAGATCCCATAGATTTAACTGAGTCAGgaatacaatgttttaattgtacGGCTGCGTAttcgttctttttttttatccgcaCCAAGTGCACACCTCGTCACTTTAGAGGGATGTAATCAGTAGGTTTTGTAAAAAGCGGTAATTATTTCCAGCTTAATATGGCGTAATTATATGTCTACAAAACTAGGAGCTTAGTTCTTAAAGCGCCACGACCTCACTGCCAGAAACTGCGCTGATGCTTGTTCTCTTCAGCCCGGCATTTAAAGGGTGTGCTTAGCGGCGCAATATACTTTTTAACAGGCGGGCGATACTGTATTCACATACATTGTCGCTGAGACTTGTTTACAATGATTAGAAATATTCGCCGCGCCCGCCAAATTACCGAGCAGCGACAACGCAGCGTACAATATTATAGCCGACAGGACGGAACGGAACAGGCACTTCCGGACACGTAGCTGACATACGTCATTTCGTCATGTGGTATCTTGCAGCCAACTGCAGCGtgcctttttttaatatcacaTCCTGCCACACAACCCGGAAGTACTCTGCTATCGCACGGTCCGGACGGAGGCGCGTGTGGATGCGCATGCACGGCAAAGGAGTGCAATGAATCCGTTAACAAAAATCAAGTTGATCAACGAGCTGAATGCCCGCGAAGCGAGTCTGGGAGTGAAAGAGTCCGTGTCTTGGCACAAAGACTATAAGGACAGCGCCTGGATCTTTATCGGCGGACTGCCGTATGAGTTGACCGAAGGGGACATTATCTGTGTTTTCTCGCAGTATGGAGAGGTGGTGAATATTAACCTCGTCCGGGATAAGGCCTCGGGACGCTCTCGTGGCTTCTGCTTTATCTGTTACGAGGATCAGAGGAGTACTGTGCTGGCGGTGGATAACTTCAACGGCATCAAGGTAAAGGGCCGTACGATACGAGTGGATCATGTGGCCAACTACCGGCCCCCCAAAGACTCTGACGATATTGACGACGTGACTAAACTTCTCAGGGAGGAGGGCTGTGGGGTACGGACACCCCCACGTCCacccccatctccacccccatcctctgaggaggaagaggagccaAGGgctaagaaaagaaagaagaagaagaagagaaaagatgACAAGGATAAAAAGAGCAGCAAGCACAAGGAGAAGAGCGAGCCAGGGGAGACTGCTGTCCATGTCAAGCAAGAACGTATAGATCCATCGTATGATAAATACAATACTAAGGAGTCCGACTGCAGAGCGACAAAAGACAGACCCCAGGAGCTGAGAGAAGACAGAGACTCTAGGGGTCTTAGTAGGCACTCTTCCTACGACCGGCACAGAGACAGTCATAGAGAGAGAGACCGGCACGCAGACGgtcacagagagagagaccggTACAAAGAGTCTCGCCCAGAATACAAGAGGAGATAGGCCTTCCAGAGACTGTGTACAGTGTTTAGAGAATCTTGCTGAaatctgttttttgtttctttttattaaatacgtCCAATCTGAAACTGGAATTGTCTGGTTTATCGGCTGCTCTATAACTATGAACTGACCATTAGCCATCTATAGAGTGCCTCTTCAGCCAGTGGTTGCCATGAAAAGGCAAACTGCTGTTATCTCTACCCATTTCACTTGTTTGGCTAAATGTATTGTGTGCCTAAACCAGATATGCAGCATCTTTCTAACTACCCCCAGGGATTCGTGGCATTCTACCCCTCAGTAACACCATATAACGTAACTGCCCCATATAGTAGCCGGTTTCTAATGAATCACCTGATTTAGTAGTTGTGGTACAGATAAAAATGCAATGGCTTTTTAAgttgactttttttgtttttaaataccgttttctttgttttaaaaaaggtttttacaTTTCAGTATATTTTTAACGTATTAAAAGTGCTGAGCGGTTTTCCTCTAATATGGGTGATTAAAAAGAGATTTGTA
The DNA window shown above is from Spea bombifrons isolate aSpeBom1 chromosome 1, aSpeBom1.2.pri, whole genome shotgun sequence and carries:
- the RBMX2 gene encoding RNA-binding motif protein, X-linked 2, with product MNPLTKIKLINELNAREASLGVKESVSWHKDYKDSAWIFIGGLPYELTEGDIICVFSQYGEVVNINLVRDKASGRSRGFCFICYEDQRSTVLAVDNFNGIKVKGRTIRVDHVANYRPPKDSDDIDDVTKLLREEGCGVRTPPRPPPSPPPSSEEEEEPRAKKRKKKKKRKDDKDKKSSKHKEKSEPGETAVHVKQERIDPSYDKYNTKESDCRATKDRPQELREDRDSRGLSRHSSYDRHRDSHRERDRHADGHRERDRYKESRPEYKRR